Proteins found in one Acomys russatus chromosome 31, mAcoRus1.1, whole genome shotgun sequence genomic segment:
- the LOC127212580 gene encoding zinc finger protein 709-like isoform X2: protein MFASSVSFQICERVPTEEKTYECSQRSKAIANFSSLQKQEKNHNREKPYACNHCGKAFASHSSLQIHKRVHTGDRPHDCNECGKTFAYRGNLQIHKRTHTGEKPYDCFKCGKAFACRSVLHKHERSHTTEKPYECNQCNKTFANFNTFRKHEKYHIRGKPYECNLCGKAFVGRISLQIHKRTHTGEKPYDCSECGKAFACRSNLQIHKRTHTGEKPYDCNECGKAFACRSHLQIHERTHTGEKPYGCNHCDKVFARRSSLQMHERIHTGEKPYECNHCGKAFAYNSDLHRHEIIHTGKKPYVCNQCGKAFARRRSLRNHEEYHTLEKPYECTLCGKAFTYRSNLYIHEKTHTGEKAYECTQCGKAFSCRSNLHVHERSHAGEKPHECNRCGKAFLLRSSLQIHERTHTGEKPYGCIQCGKAFARRSHLQIHERSHSGEKPYECKQCGKAFASRSSLRNHEKRHTVEKSNTVKKSYECNQCNKAFARRSHLQIHERKHTGKKVYECSQCGKLFASHSYLQIHKRTHSGERPYECTQCGKAFACRSNLCIHERSHTGEKPYECNQCGKAFAYWSSLHNHKNCHTAGKHYKCN from the coding sequence ATGTTTGCAAGTAGCgtttcttttcaaatatgtgAAAGAGTCCCTACTGAAGAGAAAACCTATGAGTGTAGTCAACGCAGTAAAGCCATTGCAAATTTCAGTAGtcttcaaaaacaagaaaaaaatcataatagaGAAAAGCCCTATGCATGTAATcactgtggtaaagcctttgcaagtCACAGTTCTCTTCAAATACACAAAAGAGTTCATACGGGAGATAGACCCCATGATTGCAACGAATGTGGTAAAACATTTGCATATCGTGGTAATcttcaaatacacaaaagaactcatacaggagagaaaccctatgattGCTTTAaatgtggtaaagcatttgcatGTCGCAGTGTTCTTCACAAACATGAAAGAAGTCATACTacggagaaaccctatgaatgtaatcaatgcaATAAAACCTTTGCAAATTTCAATACTTTTCGAAAACATGAAAAATACCATATTAGAggaaaaccctatgaatgtaatctctgtggtaaagcctttgtaGGTCGCATTTCTcttcaaatacacaaaagaacTCATACAGGGGAGAAACCCTATGATTGTAGTGAATGTGGTAAAGCGTTTGCTTGTCGCAGTAATcttcaaatacacaaaagaactcacacaggagagaaaccctatgattGCAATGAATGCGGTAAAGCATTTGCATGCCGCAGTCAtcttcaaatacatgaaagaacgcacactggagagaaaccttatggaTGTAATCATTGTGATAAAGTCTTTGCACGTCGTAGTAGtcttcaaatgcatgaaagaattcatactggagagaaaccctatgaatgtaatcactgtggaaaagcctttgcatatAACAGTGATCTTCACAGGCATGAAATAATTCATACTGGGAAGAAACCCTATgtatgtaatcaatgtggtaaagcctttgcacgtcgTAGAAGTCTTCGAAATCATGAAGAATATCATACCCTTGAGAAACCGTATGAGTGTACTCTATGTGGTAAAGCCTTCACATATCGCAGTAATCTTTATATACATGAAAAaactcatactggagagaaagcaTATGAATGcactcaatgtggtaaagccttttcatgTCGCAGTAATCTTCATGTACATGAAAGAAGTCATGCTGGAGAGAAACCCCATGAGTGTAATCGATGTGGAAAAGCATTTCTACTACGTAGTAGTCTTCAAATTCATGAAagaactcacactggagagaaaccttatggaTGTattcaatgtggtaaagcctttgcacgtcgCAGTCAtcttcaaatacatgaaagaagccatagtggagagaaaccctatgagtgtaAACAATGTGGTAAGGCCTTTGCAAGTCGTAGCAGTCTTCGAAATCATGAAAAACGTCATACTGTTGAAAAGTCTAATACTGTTAAAAAatcttatgaatgtaatcagtgcaATAAAGCCTTTGCACGCCGCAGTCAtcttcaaatacatgaaagaaagCATACTGGAAAGAAAGTCTATGAGTGTAGTCAATGTGGGAAACTCTTTGCAAGTCATAGTTATcttcaaatacacaaaagaacTCATAGTGGAGAGAGACCGTATGAATGTactcagtgtggtaaagccttcgcATGTCGCAGTAATCTTTGTATACATGAAAGAagtcatactggagagaagccatatgaatgtaatcagtgtggtaaagcctttgcatattgGAGTAGTCTTCATAATCACAAAAACTGTCATACTGCAGGGAAACATTACAAATGTAATTGA
- the LOC127212580 gene encoding zinc finger protein 431-like isoform X1, which produces MLETYWNLTVVGYKLQDQYIQEHCEGARRRLGRYNVCHCGYNHCEHRGYRKKHSMFASSVSFQICERVPTEEKTYECSQRSKAIANFSSLQKQEKNHNREKPYACNHCGKAFASHSSLQIHKRVHTGDRPHDCNECGKTFAYRGNLQIHKRTHTGEKPYDCFKCGKAFACRSVLHKHERSHTTEKPYECNQCNKTFANFNTFRKHEKYHIRGKPYECNLCGKAFVGRISLQIHKRTHTGEKPYDCSECGKAFACRSNLQIHKRTHTGEKPYDCNECGKAFACRSHLQIHERTHTGEKPYGCNHCDKVFARRSSLQMHERIHTGEKPYECNHCGKAFAYNSDLHRHEIIHTGKKPYVCNQCGKAFARRRSLRNHEEYHTLEKPYECTLCGKAFTYRSNLYIHEKTHTGEKAYECTQCGKAFSCRSNLHVHERSHAGEKPHECNRCGKAFLLRSSLQIHERTHTGEKPYGCIQCGKAFARRSHLQIHERSHSGEKPYECKQCGKAFASRSSLRNHEKRHTVEKSNTVKKSYECNQCNKAFARRSHLQIHERKHTGKKVYECSQCGKLFASHSYLQIHKRTHSGERPYECTQCGKAFACRSNLCIHERSHTGEKPYECNQCGKAFAYWSSLHNHKNCHTAGKHYKCN; this is translated from the exons atgctggaaaCCTACTGGAACCTCACTGTTGTAG GCTACAAATTGCAAGACCAGTATATTCAAGAACACTGTGAAGGTGCTAGAAGAAGACTTGGAAG GTATAATGTCTGTCACTGTGGATACAACCATTGTGAGCATAGGGGATACAGAAAGAAGCATTCTATGTTTGCAAGTAGCgtttcttttcaaatatgtgAAAGAGTCCCTACTGAAGAGAAAACCTATGAGTGTAGTCAACGCAGTAAAGCCATTGCAAATTTCAGTAGtcttcaaaaacaagaaaaaaatcataatagaGAAAAGCCCTATGCATGTAATcactgtggtaaagcctttgcaagtCACAGTTCTCTTCAAATACACAAAAGAGTTCATACGGGAGATAGACCCCATGATTGCAACGAATGTGGTAAAACATTTGCATATCGTGGTAATcttcaaatacacaaaagaactcatacaggagagaaaccctatgattGCTTTAaatgtggtaaagcatttgcatGTCGCAGTGTTCTTCACAAACATGAAAGAAGTCATACTacggagaaaccctatgaatgtaatcaatgcaATAAAACCTTTGCAAATTTCAATACTTTTCGAAAACATGAAAAATACCATATTAGAggaaaaccctatgaatgtaatctctgtggtaaagcctttgtaGGTCGCATTTCTcttcaaatacacaaaagaacTCATACAGGGGAGAAACCCTATGATTGTAGTGAATGTGGTAAAGCGTTTGCTTGTCGCAGTAATcttcaaatacacaaaagaactcacacaggagagaaaccctatgattGCAATGAATGCGGTAAAGCATTTGCATGCCGCAGTCAtcttcaaatacatgaaagaacgcacactggagagaaaccttatggaTGTAATCATTGTGATAAAGTCTTTGCACGTCGTAGTAGtcttcaaatgcatgaaagaattcatactggagagaaaccctatgaatgtaatcactgtggaaaagcctttgcatatAACAGTGATCTTCACAGGCATGAAATAATTCATACTGGGAAGAAACCCTATgtatgtaatcaatgtggtaaagcctttgcacgtcgTAGAAGTCTTCGAAATCATGAAGAATATCATACCCTTGAGAAACCGTATGAGTGTACTCTATGTGGTAAAGCCTTCACATATCGCAGTAATCTTTATATACATGAAAAaactcatactggagagaaagcaTATGAATGcactcaatgtggtaaagccttttcatgTCGCAGTAATCTTCATGTACATGAAAGAAGTCATGCTGGAGAGAAACCCCATGAGTGTAATCGATGTGGAAAAGCATTTCTACTACGTAGTAGTCTTCAAATTCATGAAagaactcacactggagagaaaccttatggaTGTattcaatgtggtaaagcctttgcacgtcgCAGTCAtcttcaaatacatgaaagaagccatagtggagagaaaccctatgagtgtaAACAATGTGGTAAGGCCTTTGCAAGTCGTAGCAGTCTTCGAAATCATGAAAAACGTCATACTGTTGAAAAGTCTAATACTGTTAAAAAatcttatgaatgtaatcagtgcaATAAAGCCTTTGCACGCCGCAGTCAtcttcaaatacatgaaagaaagCATACTGGAAAGAAAGTCTATGAGTGTAGTCAATGTGGGAAACTCTTTGCAAGTCATAGTTATcttcaaatacacaaaagaacTCATAGTGGAGAGAGACCGTATGAATGTactcagtgtggtaaagccttcgcATGTCGCAGTAATCTTTGTATACATGAAAGAagtcatactggagagaagccatatgaatgtaatcagtgtggtaaagcctttgcatattgGAGTAGTCTTCATAATCACAAAAACTGTCATACTGCAGGGAAACATTACAAATGTAATTGA